One genomic region from Sphingobacterium sp. UGAL515B_05 encodes:
- a CDS encoding copper amine oxidase — translation MNKHIKTSLLLMLGLVSCKVGFAQKNDLSSVSKKIVSANKGDIVLLEDFLKTDFPKLPYTKTVLPGPQYIISDDPEYIRVPEAIALQETVDPGAVRLYVYNVNGVKEPQKMPRKISAVIKNLGHENMHFRMLKYASQKPSSNYFEIGKKGLEDYFLSAVDNQVKVLKPGEVMAIDEKLEKQLVQYDELVHGFYEFVVDQPAQIAVIQFAPNESGPKVFPRIKTLIPHSHANAGRGIFPISNYQINPKDTLDTKKGAVQLIVADGQDDPWITGTIGAKKEFAKNAGNYGVLYKTKIKWKSTDGKGLALVSWNSRSGDNQWCGGMGLTMELVGQDGQKTVMQYPRNALITKGYPEAILIETYWPDPKKEIQEIEFTYSPPGASCLPTPLIFVPIDPKK, via the coding sequence ATGAACAAGCACATCAAAACAAGCTTATTGTTGATGTTAGGTTTAGTTTCGTGTAAAGTTGGATTTGCACAAAAAAATGATTTAAGTAGCGTGTCCAAAAAGATTGTAAGCGCAAATAAAGGCGATATCGTCTTATTGGAGGATTTTCTAAAAACGGACTTTCCCAAGTTGCCTTACACAAAGACCGTATTACCGGGGCCGCAGTATATCATATCTGATGATCCCGAGTATATCCGTGTTCCGGAAGCCATTGCACTACAGGAGACGGTTGATCCCGGAGCAGTTAGGTTGTATGTCTATAACGTCAATGGTGTCAAAGAACCTCAAAAAATGCCCCGTAAGATTTCGGCGGTCATAAAAAACCTGGGGCATGAAAATATGCATTTTCGCATGTTGAAGTATGCTTCACAAAAACCGAGTTCAAACTATTTTGAAATTGGAAAGAAAGGGCTTGAGGACTACTTTTTATCTGCTGTAGACAATCAGGTGAAAGTGCTTAAACCGGGGGAAGTGATGGCTATCGATGAAAAACTGGAAAAACAGCTGGTACAATACGATGAACTTGTCCATGGATTCTATGAATTTGTGGTAGACCAGCCCGCGCAGATCGCTGTCATACAATTTGCCCCAAATGAGTCTGGACCAAAAGTGTTTCCGCGGATAAAGACCCTGATTCCACATAGTCACGCAAACGCTGGGCGTGGTATTTTTCCAATTTCCAATTATCAGATTAATCCGAAAGATACGCTTGACACCAAAAAAGGAGCAGTGCAGCTGATTGTTGCCGACGGGCAGGACGATCCATGGATCACGGGAACGATTGGCGCGAAAAAGGAATTTGCCAAGAATGCCGGAAACTACGGTGTGCTGTATAAAACAAAGATCAAATGGAAGAGTACAGACGGAAAAGGATTGGCTTTGGTCAGCTGGAACAGCCGATCTGGTGACAACCAATGGTGTGGAGGTATGGGGCTGACAATGGAACTTGTGGGGCAAGACGGTCAAAAGACGGTGATGCAATATCCCAGAAATGCGCTGATTACAAAAGGTTATCCAGAGGCAATTCTCATCGAAACTTATTGGCCCGACCCGAAGAAGGAAATACAGGAAATTGAATTTACCTATTCTCCTCCGGGAGCTTCCTGCCTACCGACCCCATTAATTTTTGTACCCATTGATCCGAAGAAATAA
- a CDS encoding helix-turn-helix transcriptional regulator, with amino-acid sequence MKNKIRIHRLIKNYSQEQLANLVGVSRQTINALEAEKYIPSTVLSLKISHVLERSVEELFELEDKD; translated from the coding sequence ATGAAGAATAAGATAAGAATCCATCGATTAATAAAAAACTACTCGCAGGAACAGCTCGCAAATTTGGTGGGTGTAAGCAGGCAAACCATCAATGCGCTGGAAGCCGAAAAATATATTCCTTCCACTGTACTTTCGTTAAAAATCTCCCATGTACTTGAGCGTAGTGTGGAAGAATTGTTTGAACTTGAAGACAAAGATTAA
- a CDS encoding type 1 glutamine amidotransferase domain-containing protein, producing the protein MKKDKLKVLVVLTSHDQLGDTGEKTGFWIEEFAAPYYVLQDAGVNVTIASPKGGQPPIDPKSALPDFQTEATKRFDADKELQIKLSNSIPLDHINEQDYDAVFYPGGHGPLWDLTNDKTSIALIESFWAHNKPVAAVCHAPAVFRYVKDSNGQPLVKGKKVTGFSNSEEEAVQLTDVVPFLVEDELVKLGGQYSKGEDWHSYVVKDGHLITGQNPGSSEETAKALFALLRNS; encoded by the coding sequence ATGAAAAAAGACAAATTAAAAGTATTGGTTGTATTGACATCACATGACCAATTGGGAGATACAGGAGAAAAAACAGGTTTTTGGATTGAGGAATTTGCAGCGCCTTACTATGTTTTACAAGATGCAGGAGTGAACGTCACAATCGCATCTCCAAAAGGAGGACAGCCTCCGATAGACCCTAAAAGTGCACTTCCAGATTTTCAAACCGAAGCAACCAAACGTTTTGATGCCGATAAGGAGCTTCAAATAAAATTGTCAAATAGCATTCCTTTGGATCATATCAATGAGCAGGATTATGATGCCGTTTTCTATCCTGGGGGCCATGGTCCATTGTGGGATTTGACCAACGACAAGACATCCATTGCATTGATCGAATCATTTTGGGCTCACAACAAACCTGTCGCCGCCGTATGCCATGCCCCAGCTGTATTTCGCTATGTCAAGGATAGTAATGGTCAGCCACTGGTCAAAGGCAAAAAAGTTACCGGATTTTCAAATAGCGAGGAAGAGGCGGTTCAACTAACGGATGTTGTTCCCTTTTTAGTGGAAGATGAACTCGTAAAATTGGGTGGTCAGTACAGCAAAGGGGAAGATTGGCATAGTTATGTAGTCAAAGATGGTCATCTCATTACCGGGCAAAACCCTGGGTCTTCGGAAGAAACTGCTAAAGCTTTGTTTGCGCTATTGCGCAATTCCTAG
- a CDS encoding Crp/Fnr family transcriptional regulator, with protein sequence MTEREILRQHIDKTVQLNDEQFDYFFSFFKPISFKKKQMIIRQGDFVEQEYFVLNGCLKTYFTNDEQKMHILQFATKTWWASDYNALHNQGPATVNLDCVSDADTLCLSNEDREKVCKEIHEVETFFRWRSNKGYIGLQKRILSLLNNDARSRYEELMQQYPELYNLVPKHLIAAYLGVSRETLSRLYQAK encoded by the coding sequence ATGACCGAGCGTGAAATTCTGAGACAACATATCGACAAGACCGTCCAGTTAAACGACGAACAATTCGACTACTTCTTTTCTTTTTTTAAACCGATCTCCTTTAAAAAGAAACAAATGATTATCCGTCAAGGAGACTTTGTGGAACAAGAGTATTTTGTGCTCAATGGCTGTCTAAAGACCTATTTCACCAACGATGAACAAAAGATGCATATCTTACAGTTCGCCACAAAAACCTGGTGGGCTTCCGATTATAATGCATTGCATAACCAAGGCCCAGCTACAGTCAATTTAGATTGTGTCAGCGATGCAGACACTCTTTGCTTATCGAACGAGGACCGTGAAAAAGTATGTAAGGAAATTCACGAAGTTGAAACCTTTTTTAGATGGCGTTCCAATAAAGGATATATTGGGCTACAAAAAAGAATCCTGTCACTGCTGAACAATGATGCTCGGAGCCGCTACGAGGAACTCATGCAGCAATATCCCGAACTCTATAATCTCGTTCCCAAACATTTGATTGCAGCATATCTGGGTGTTTCGCGCGAAACACTGAGCAGGCTATACCAAGCCAAATAA
- a CDS encoding TonB-dependent receptor, with translation MKKQQFQSLGRNRNFKYRLGLVVGAVCLAGVVHAQDLETHGKVTDRKGEPIRGVTISIKNIPNSGMSTSNKGTYELNKLKKNQVLLFTSVGYKSIELTYQGQKELNVQLEEDLANLDEVVVVGFGTKQKKNLTGAVDQISGKVLESRPISNVMQGLQGVSPGLNITYGNGTPGGIPNINIRGTTSINGGSPLFVIDGIPATDANDLIRLNPTDIESYTVLRDAASSAIYGARATYGVILITTKSGKLGKQSVSFNTNSAWGKPTEMPDPVTDPYIFSKLLELSTNNTPWDYVNYSDEHYQWAKERSDNPSLEDVRLDPKDPKRWAYMGNNNWNKYFLNNSAHSQSYNLTFSGGAKVNELPFKYYLSGDYTKENGLSKLAADYWTRKGLRGRINIAPFKWLQLDNNANLYNTHRESPAASLTDIYYLTPIQVAKNPDGTWANTDAGRLAARLSDGGKSNGDMFGFQNTFNATGTFLNGDLKISGDASVKREYYKGNGYAKKFKIGFGPNDIREEGGTGYVNESRADMKNTVFNLYANYNKTIGKHNFGAMVGYNQEEYIYSSTYVNRNNLISSTLPYLGLTTGEMTLNAGYSSYATRSYFGRLNYTFNERYILEGTGRYDGSSRFPKASRWGFFPSVSGAWIVSNESFFESLKPKVSNLKLRASYGSLGNQNVGDFSYIQTMGTSLSGYLINGNQQYVVNGAPPLTIDPNSYTWENVSTLNFGADLGLFNDKFFVGYDNYIRNTTGMLTAGQELPGVLGTSVPRQNAADLRTKGWELSVTYKDQFELANKPFSFDAKVVLSDSRAKITKFKNDERLLSTYFNGYEFGSIYGLQGDGLFKSADEIKALDESGIVPWGALNIVNGWPKFKDIDGNGKIERGLTETNLKDLQVIGNSADRYRIGFNLNMNWGGFDASVFLQGVLKRDFYPRHYLFWGPYQQPYANIYPWHLDFYRETSDTAEERAKHSQAYLNAGLADANHDARYPVLQSWLADVNDGKGLAIPNTQYMLNGSYLRLKNITFGYTLPHELLEKWKIQRLRIFFSGENLFEFSQIKKYVDPEAINNGTDGSAWAYPFQRKFSVGLNLDF, from the coding sequence ATGAAAAAACAACAATTTCAATCCTTAGGGAGGAATCGCAATTTCAAGTATCGGCTGGGGCTGGTAGTTGGAGCCGTTTGTCTTGCAGGTGTGGTTCATGCACAGGACCTTGAAACACATGGTAAGGTAACGGATCGAAAAGGAGAGCCCATTCGTGGGGTGACGATTTCCATAAAGAACATTCCGAATTCGGGTATGTCGACGTCAAACAAAGGAACCTACGAATTGAATAAACTCAAAAAAAATCAAGTATTACTATTTACTTCGGTCGGCTATAAAAGTATAGAGTTAACCTATCAAGGGCAGAAAGAACTGAATGTACAGTTAGAGGAAGATTTGGCTAATTTGGACGAGGTTGTTGTGGTTGGTTTTGGTACAAAGCAAAAGAAGAACCTTACAGGTGCTGTTGATCAGATCTCGGGCAAAGTATTGGAATCTAGGCCTATTTCTAATGTGATGCAAGGATTACAGGGGGTAAGTCCGGGTTTGAATATTACCTATGGTAATGGTACACCAGGGGGAATTCCAAATATCAATATTCGTGGAACCACTTCCATTAATGGTGGATCACCTTTGTTTGTAATTGATGGCATTCCAGCTACTGATGCTAACGATTTAATTCGCTTAAATCCCACTGATATTGAATCATACACGGTATTACGTGATGCAGCTTCATCAGCAATTTATGGTGCCAGAGCGACCTATGGTGTAATTTTGATTACCACCAAATCCGGAAAACTAGGTAAGCAATCCGTTTCTTTTAATACAAATTCGGCTTGGGGAAAACCAACAGAAATGCCCGATCCAGTCACTGATCCGTATATCTTCTCTAAACTTTTGGAATTATCGACAAATAATACCCCTTGGGACTATGTCAATTATAGTGATGAACACTACCAATGGGCAAAGGAACGTTCTGATAATCCTAGTTTGGAAGATGTACGTCTAGATCCCAAAGATCCAAAGCGCTGGGCTTATATGGGAAATAACAATTGGAATAAGTATTTTCTAAATAACTCTGCGCATTCTCAGTCCTACAATTTGACTTTTTCAGGTGGAGCGAAGGTGAATGAACTTCCTTTTAAATATTATTTGTCCGGTGACTATACGAAGGAAAACGGTTTGAGTAAATTGGCCGCCGACTATTGGACACGTAAAGGACTACGTGGAAGGATAAATATTGCACCATTCAAATGGTTGCAGTTGGATAACAATGCTAATTTGTACAATACGCACAGAGAGAGTCCGGCTGCAAGTTTGACCGATATCTATTATTTAACGCCTATTCAGGTTGCTAAAAACCCGGATGGCACTTGGGCAAATACGGATGCGGGAAGATTGGCTGCTCGTCTATCTGACGGTGGAAAAAGCAATGGTGACATGTTTGGTTTCCAAAATACCTTCAATGCGACAGGTACATTTTTAAATGGCGATCTAAAAATCTCTGGCGATGCAAGTGTTAAAAGGGAATACTACAAAGGCAATGGTTATGCCAAAAAATTCAAGATTGGTTTTGGTCCGAATGACATCCGTGAAGAGGGGGGGACTGGCTATGTGAATGAATCGCGAGCCGATATGAAAAATACAGTATTTAATCTATATGCGAATTACAACAAAACAATTGGCAAACACAATTTTGGTGCAATGGTGGGGTATAACCAAGAAGAATATATTTATTCGTCTACCTATGTCAACCGAAATAATCTAATTTCTTCTACTTTACCTTATTTAGGTTTGACGACGGGAGAAATGACACTCAATGCTGGTTATAGTTCTTATGCGACGCGAAGCTATTTTGGGCGATTGAATTATACGTTTAATGAGCGTTATATCTTGGAAGGTACAGGTCGTTACGATGGGTCTTCCCGTTTTCCTAAGGCAAGTCGCTGGGGATTTTTTCCGTCCGTTTCAGGGGCTTGGATCGTTAGTAATGAATCCTTTTTCGAATCACTAAAACCGAAAGTATCCAATCTAAAGTTAAGAGCATCATACGGTAGTTTAGGAAATCAAAATGTAGGTGACTTCTCTTATATCCAGACAATGGGAACCAGCCTTTCGGGGTACCTCATTAATGGAAATCAACAATATGTCGTGAATGGGGCGCCGCCGTTGACAATTGATCCAAACTCATATACATGGGAAAATGTGTCTACTTTAAACTTCGGTGCTGATTTGGGGCTATTCAATGATAAGTTTTTTGTTGGCTACGATAATTACATCCGTAATACAACCGGTATGTTGACTGCTGGGCAGGAGCTTCCAGGTGTATTGGGAACAAGCGTGCCAAGGCAGAATGCAGCTGATTTGCGTACAAAGGGTTGGGAGCTTTCAGTGACTTATAAGGATCAATTTGAATTAGCAAATAAGCCATTTTCTTTTGATGCAAAGGTTGTTTTGTCTGATTCACGTGCTAAGATTACAAAATTCAAAAATGATGAACGTCTTCTTTCGACGTATTTCAATGGCTATGAATTCGGTTCAATCTATGGCCTACAGGGAGATGGTCTGTTTAAAAGTGCCGATGAAATCAAAGCATTGGATGAATCAGGCATAGTACCTTGGGGAGCGTTAAATATTGTAAATGGTTGGCCAAAATTTAAGGATATCGACGGAAATGGTAAAATTGAAAGAGGGCTGACTGAAACGAATTTGAAAGATCTTCAGGTAATTGGTAATTCTGCAGATCGTTATCGTATCGGTTTTAACCTCAACATGAACTGGGGCGGATTTGATGCCTCAGTATTTCTACAGGGTGTATTAAAACGAGATTTCTATCCGCGGCATTATTTGTTCTGGGGACCTTATCAGCAACCTTACGCAAATATATACCCATGGCATTTGGATTTTTATAGAGAAACAAGTGATACAGCAGAAGAACGAGCAAAACACTCTCAGGCGTACCTGAATGCAGGCTTAGCGGATGCTAATCATGACGCACGTTATCCGGTATTACAATCTTGGTTGGCCGATGTCAATGATGGAAAAGGATTGGCTATTCCCAATACACAGTATATGTTGAACGGTTCTTATCTGCGTTTGAAGAATATCACTTTTGGGTATACCTTGCCACATGAGTTGTTGGAAAAATGGAAAATTCAACGTTTGCGTATTTTCTTTTCGGGAGAAAACCTATTTGAATTCTCACAGATCAAAAAATATGTTGATCCTGAGGCGATCAACAACGGAACCGATGGTAGCGCCTGGGCCTACCCATTCCAACGTAAGTTTTCAGTTGGTTTAAACTTAGATTTTTAA
- a CDS encoding RagB/SusD family nutrient uptake outer membrane protein, translating to MSACQKDFLDRFPQTSITPEVFFNTEEDLSLYINGMLSMNDRWTYVGDQSSDNAATTAAVTLKTMMTSKTEPTSETAGGDWSWGRLRTINYFLENYQRANVAADVKNHYAGLARYYRAIFYHGMVKQYSDVPWYSKTLTPSDEALRDGQSPRTLVVDSIMADLDFAAKNVKEQVALGTPGRDAVLLMQAKIALHEGTYRLYHGELNLDKTAKNYFDIVEKATSQIIATNKYSIYSTGKPNEDYAALFESQDLSQNKEVILLNAFDQNKNRGQALNGYVFGDYEQSPSRDLIQTYLMKDGSRYTDIPNYDKMLYVQEFENRDPRLMQTLVYPQWLRQPDKSNYVQKLNKNFSGYHQLKGYVNSSDQIIMNGVDFPVHRYAEVLLMYAEAKAELGTLTQADLDKSINLLRRRVGMPDLKMDIANANPDPKLAADYPNVKGAFRGVIFEIRRERRVEFAFENSRYDDLMRWNVGKLLERIPEGMYFPGVGNYDMTGDGVADIKLIPDGQTIPTDREKNSLGVPLVYYTIGNFGGNAGVYLKNGVNGGTMVTDVNVRRFVEPMYYYRPVPAKQIILNPNLKQVFGWK from the coding sequence ATGAGCGCTTGCCAAAAGGATTTTCTGGATCGATTTCCCCAAACTTCGATTACACCTGAGGTTTTCTTTAATACCGAAGAGGATCTTTCGCTGTATATCAATGGGATGCTGAGTATGAACGATCGTTGGACTTATGTAGGGGATCAAAGTTCGGACAATGCGGCTACAACAGCTGCCGTAACGCTTAAGACAATGATGACCAGCAAAACAGAGCCAACATCTGAAACAGCTGGAGGGGATTGGTCTTGGGGACGTTTACGCACAATAAATTACTTTTTAGAAAACTATCAGCGTGCGAATGTTGCAGCGGATGTTAAAAACCACTATGCAGGTTTGGCACGTTACTATCGCGCTATTTTTTACCATGGCATGGTCAAGCAGTATTCGGATGTACCTTGGTATAGCAAAACATTAACCCCAAGTGACGAAGCTTTACGTGACGGGCAATCTCCTCGTACATTGGTTGTCGATAGTATCATGGCAGATTTGGATTTCGCAGCAAAAAATGTTAAAGAACAAGTTGCGCTTGGAACGCCAGGTAGAGATGCCGTATTGTTGATGCAGGCTAAGATTGCATTGCATGAAGGGACGTATCGATTGTATCACGGTGAGCTAAATTTGGACAAAACGGCGAAGAATTACTTTGACATTGTAGAGAAAGCAACTTCACAAATCATCGCTACCAATAAATATAGCATATATTCTACCGGTAAACCGAATGAGGACTATGCTGCATTATTTGAATCACAAGATCTTTCCCAAAATAAAGAAGTAATCTTGTTGAATGCTTTTGATCAAAACAAAAATAGGGGACAGGCGCTTAACGGTTATGTTTTTGGTGATTATGAACAATCGCCTTCACGTGACTTGATACAGACGTACCTGATGAAAGATGGCTCGCGTTATACAGATATCCCCAATTACGACAAGATGCTTTATGTCCAGGAATTTGAAAACCGTGATCCACGTCTGATGCAGACTTTGGTCTATCCACAATGGCTGAGACAGCCTGATAAATCAAATTACGTACAAAAGCTGAACAAAAACTTTTCAGGTTATCATCAGTTGAAAGGCTATGTCAATTCATCCGATCAAATTATTATGAATGGCGTTGATTTTCCTGTGCACCGTTATGCTGAGGTTCTATTGATGTATGCTGAAGCAAAGGCTGAACTTGGAACATTGACACAAGCAGATCTCGACAAGTCTATCAATCTATTGCGAAGAAGGGTAGGAATGCCCGATCTAAAAATGGATATAGCAAATGCGAACCCCGATCCAAAATTGGCGGCTGATTACCCCAATGTGAAGGGCGCCTTCCGGGGAGTAATTTTTGAAATCAGACGCGAAAGACGTGTTGAGTTTGCCTTCGAGAATTCACGTTATGATGACCTGATGCGCTGGAATGTGGGTAAGCTGCTTGAACGTATACCGGAAGGAATGTATTTTCCGGGAGTGGGTAATTACGATATGACGGGCGATGGCGTTGCCGATATCAAATTGATCCCCGATGGACAAACCATTCCTACCGATCGCGAAAAGAATTCACTTGGCGTACCACTTGTCTACTATACCATTGGAAATTTTGGCGGTAATGCCGGTGTTTATCTTAAAAATGGTGTCAATGGTGGAACAATGGTAACAGATGTCAATGTCCGTCGGTTTGTAGAACCGATGTATTATTATCGTCCGGTTCCTGCAAAACAGATCATTCTTAATCCAAATCTCAAACAGGTATTTGGTTGGAAGTAA
- a CDS encoding metallophosphoesterase family protein: MKSIFLTVSLFVTTVLVHAQQKFSFAFFTDLHLNTSAETHCFEGLDKAIQNAKSKKVDFVLNGGDNVDVDAYKAEQLPLAKSMFQKYKDQVDASKLKWYYAIGNHDRFWHYDGKDGAGLFESVFGKSYHSFVHKGWRFIVLNSTEICNGKYCVSEEQQAWLKQVLAETPKTQPIVVVAHVPFLSLYYPVLDGHYTDADTFTNQKAILDLFGGHNLKLVLQGHQHLYEEIKVKGVQFITAGAICASWWGGAFNGTQEGYLKVDINGDQFKWEYIDYGWTVKGK, translated from the coding sequence ATGAAATCAATTTTTTTAACGGTAAGTCTGTTCGTTACAACAGTCTTAGTACATGCTCAGCAGAAATTTTCATTTGCGTTTTTTACAGATTTACACCTTAATACCAGTGCAGAAACACATTGTTTTGAAGGCCTGGATAAAGCTATTCAAAATGCCAAAAGCAAAAAAGTTGACTTCGTGCTAAATGGTGGAGACAATGTGGATGTCGATGCTTATAAGGCCGAACAATTGCCTTTAGCGAAAAGCATGTTTCAAAAGTATAAGGACCAAGTGGATGCATCGAAGCTGAAATGGTATTATGCTATCGGCAATCACGATCGTTTTTGGCATTATGACGGAAAGGATGGGGCCGGCCTTTTTGAATCGGTTTTTGGAAAGAGCTACCACAGCTTTGTGCATAAAGGCTGGCGTTTTATTGTGTTAAACTCTACGGAAATATGCAATGGCAAATACTGTGTGAGCGAAGAACAACAAGCTTGGTTAAAACAGGTGCTTGCTGAAACGCCAAAAACGCAACCAATTGTTGTTGTTGCACATGTGCCGTTTTTGTCTTTGTATTATCCTGTATTGGATGGTCACTATACGGATGCAGATACATTTACCAATCAAAAAGCGATTTTGGATCTATTTGGAGGACATAATCTGAAGCTTGTTTTGCAAGGACATCAGCATCTTTATGAAGAAATCAAAGTGAAAGGTGTACAGTTTATTACAGCAGGAGCGATCTGCGCAAGTTGGTGGGGTGGTGCCTTCAATGGTACCCAAGAAGGTTACCTAAAGGTTGACATCAATGGCGACCAGTTTAAGTGGGAATACATTGATTACGGCTGGACGGTGAAAGGAAAATAG
- a CDS encoding DUF5054 domain-containing protein, translated as MKRRKFYCSCLLVLTTFFAVGQTPNDAVKNDAVKNDAVQKVHLIFKTHLDIGFTELSSVVEQRYMNEFIPKAIAVAEELRNSGAKERYVWTTGSWLIATYLEQASPENKAKLEAAIRRGDIVWNAIPYTVESESLNKALFGTMLQLSRKLDQKYGKQTRAAKMTDVPGHTRGIVPLLQKSGIDFLQIGVNPASKVPNVPALCRWKSPDGSEVTLMYQKDYGSDMILPDGKTAMVIVFTGDNHGPHTVQQVKEIYASIQKRYPNATLQASTLSDVAAVLRPMKDKLPLVTQEIGDTWIHGFGSSPLMMARFRALARCYESWVKDGRINPNSDAAIRFAIKLGLVAEHTWGLDVKTHLQHWDTYRFTDFQAALNLPAFKKIQASWAEKEAHINQSLQYLPKDLRAEAENVLRQLALVPKPTFEGVDASQQFSNDGSFQLNKGGFQMKMGELSYQSFSTADFERFRDSYITQKVDWAIQDFGKPGLTPDMAESRTLLATLQKSVYNKAKNELYSQLSLTGAGKVEQQVLPKQIFSSYRFDENTKHIELCYTLVDKPANRLPEAYWLSFYPEGVVDMLVEKVGQPVRVLDVVEGGNRQMHGLDHYVDIVTDAGKIRIRSNDALLVAIGKRDLLNYSTDQPDLRGGLHFCLYNNVWGTNFSMWFGGTVNYRFDVELIPNNN; from the coding sequence ATGAAACGCAGAAAATTTTATTGTTCTTGTCTCCTTGTGCTCACGACCTTTTTCGCCGTTGGACAGACACCGAATGATGCTGTAAAAAATGATGCTGTAAAAAATGATGCTGTACAAAAGGTACACCTGATCTTCAAAACACATCTCGATATTGGATTTACCGAACTTAGTTCTGTTGTAGAGCAGCGTTATATGAACGAATTTATTCCCAAAGCCATTGCTGTAGCTGAAGAGCTTCGGAATTCCGGAGCCAAAGAGCGGTATGTCTGGACCACGGGCTCTTGGTTGATTGCGACTTACCTGGAACAGGCGAGTCCGGAAAATAAAGCAAAATTAGAGGCTGCAATTCGTCGCGGAGATATTGTATGGAATGCAATTCCCTATACCGTAGAATCCGAATCCCTCAACAAAGCCCTGTTTGGGACAATGTTGCAATTATCCAGGAAGCTGGATCAGAAATATGGTAAACAAACAAGAGCCGCAAAGATGACCGATGTTCCGGGGCATACCAGAGGAATTGTTCCCTTGCTTCAAAAGAGCGGCATAGATTTTTTGCAGATCGGTGTGAATCCAGCAAGTAAAGTCCCCAACGTCCCGGCGTTGTGCCGCTGGAAAAGTCCAGACGGAAGTGAAGTAACCTTGATGTACCAAAAAGATTATGGTAGTGATATGATATTGCCTGATGGAAAGACGGCTATGGTCATTGTTTTCACCGGCGATAACCACGGACCACATACCGTACAACAGGTCAAAGAAATTTATGCGTCTATTCAGAAGCGTTACCCTAATGCTACATTACAGGCTTCGACCCTGAGTGATGTAGCGGCGGTTTTGCGTCCCATGAAGGATAAACTTCCATTGGTGACACAGGAGATTGGCGATACTTGGATACATGGTTTCGGCAGTTCTCCGCTGATGATGGCCCGATTTAGGGCATTGGCAAGATGTTATGAAAGCTGGGTGAAAGATGGACGCATCAATCCAAATAGTGATGCAGCTATTCGATTCGCCATCAAATTGGGCCTGGTCGCAGAACATACCTGGGGATTGGACGTGAAAACTCACCTTCAACATTGGGATACTTATCGTTTTACTGATTTTCAAGCCGCCTTGAATTTACCGGCGTTTAAAAAGATACAAGCATCATGGGCCGAAAAGGAAGCCCATATCAATCAATCGTTGCAATATCTGCCAAAAGACCTGCGTGCCGAGGCCGAAAATGTTTTACGGCAATTGGCATTAGTCCCTAAACCTACTTTTGAAGGAGTGGACGCATCGCAGCAATTTTCAAACGATGGATCGTTCCAGCTGAATAAAGGAGGCTTTCAGATGAAAATGGGAGAACTCAGCTATCAGAGTTTTTCGACAGCTGATTTTGAACGTTTCAGGGATTCCTACATCACCCAAAAAGTAGACTGGGCAATCCAGGATTTTGGAAAACCGGGCCTGACTCCGGACATGGCGGAAAGCCGAACCTTATTGGCTACTCTTCAAAAATCAGTCTATAATAAAGCTAAAAATGAGCTTTATAGCCAATTGAGTTTAACAGGGGCTGGGAAAGTTGAACAGCAGGTTTTACCCAAACAGATCTTTAGCAGTTACCGTTTCGATGAGAATACAAAACATATCGAACTGTGTTATACTTTGGTGGATAAGCCGGCCAATCGTCTCCCGGAAGCATATTGGTTAAGCTTCTATCCAGAAGGTGTTGTGGACATGCTCGTGGAGAAAGTAGGTCAGCCTGTGCGCGTATTGGATGTTGTTGAAGGTGGGAATAGACAGATGCATGGACTGGACCATTATGTAGATATTGTAACGGATGCCGGTAAAATTCGTATCCGTAGCAATGATGCCTTGCTGGTAGCAATCGGCAAACGGGATTTGTTGAACTATTCTACAGATCAACCTGATTTACGTGGAGGGCTGCACTTTTGTCTCTATAACAATGTTTGGGGAACAAACTTTAGCATGTGGTTTGGTGGAACAGTGAATTATAGGTTCGATGTTGAACTGATCCCGAATAACAACTAA